From the genome of Nasonia vitripennis strain AsymCx chromosome 1, Nvit_psr_1.1, whole genome shotgun sequence, one region includes:
- the LOC100118782 gene encoding E3 ubiquitin-protein ligase NRDP1, whose amino-acid sequence MGFDVNRFQGSVDEELICPICSGVLQDPVQAPDCEHAFCRLCMNEWVNRQPTCPLDRIPITAAQLLPAPRILRNLLSRLRIKCDNFVHGCQQDVKLDALMAHLEECEYNPKRPITCEQGCSLIIPKDEMKNHNCVRELRNLIQSQHQKFTDMRRELSEQQFQLNEQKREIHLLKDFMRAMRVSNPIMRDIADQMERDEVARWSATLPRARVTRWGGMISTPDELLQTMIKRTLSEYNCPPHVINELMENCHERKWPAGLNSLETRQNSRRQYENYVCKRVPGKQAVIVLHCDNTHMPEDMTIEPGLVMIFAHGIE is encoded by the exons ATGGGTTTCGATGTCAATCGATTCCAAGGTTCCGTCGATGAAGAACTAATCTGTCCGATATGCTCCGGTGTTTTGCAGGATCCTGTACAg GCACCAGACTGTGAACACGCGTTCTGTAGACTCTGCATGAACGAGTGGGTCAACAGGCAGCCCACTTGTCCTCTGGATCGAATTCCAATCACAGCCGCACAATTATTGCCCGCTCCCAGAATACTGAGGAATCTCCTGTCTCGACTGAGAATAAAGTGTGACAACTTTGTGCACGGCTGTCAGCAGGATGTCAAGCTAGATGCACTGATGGCTCATCTGGAGGAGTGCGAATACAATCCCAAGCGACCGATAACTTGCGAGCAGGGATGCAGCCTCATTATTCCTAAAGATGAAATGAAGAATCACAACTGTGTCAGGGAACTGAGAAACCTGATACAATCCCAGCACCAAAAGTTTACTGACATGAGAAGGGAGTTGAGTGAGCAGCAGTTTCAACTCAACGAACAGAAGAGAGAGATACACTTGTTGAAAGACTTCATGAGAGCCATGAGGGTATCCAATCCTATAATGAGAGACATCGCAGACCAAATGGAGCGTGATGAGGTAGCTAGATGGTCGGCCACATTGCCAAGGGCTAGAGTTACTAGGTGGGGAGGAATGATCTCTACTCCTGATGAGTTATTACAG ACTATGATCAAGAGAACTTTATCGGAATACAACTGTCCACCTCACGTAATCAACGAACTGATGGAGAACTGTCACGAGCGAAAATGGCCGGCAGGATTGAATTCCCTAGAGACGCGGCAGAACTCGAGGCGACAGTACGAGAACTACGTGTGTAAGAGAGTACCTGGTAAACAGGCCGTTATTGTCCTGCACTGTGATAACACCCATATGCCTGAAGACATGACTATTGAACCCGGACTCGTCATGATTTTTGCGCATGGTATCGAGTGA